The Schizosaccharomyces pombe strain 972h- genome assembly, chromosome: I genome contains a region encoding:
- the mug105 gene encoding ubiquitin-fold modifier-specific protease, with protein sequence MSKCLQQLKRQLQHFGIDGCSLADGDIDYFFTVTGIDRGWGCGWRNIQMLISWLQYTNPNWFKRNFSSGNYEINSLQSLLLSAWMKGIDAEGYAQLGDNLHGKWIGATEVYSLFTGLFVNVALVDFDFRSEASASNALFLYVKKHFESSNDTSNVSPCYLQFQGHSIIIIGFCSSLETLVVLDPDRYQSVQKKFVNIADFNHCYMRKKRSLKFSQFQLVHFKQNIFLNDFSSKLEVRSTRISDF encoded by the coding sequence ATGTCAAAATGCTTGCAGCAGCTTAAACGACAACTTCAGCATTTCGGCATAGATGGATGCTCATTAGCAGATGGTGACAtcgattattttttcacaGTTACCGGTATTGATCGTGGATGGGGCTGTGGTTGGCGCAATATACAGATGTTAATTTCCTGGCTTCAATACACCAATCCAAATTGGTTTAAACGTAATTTTAGTAGTGGAAATTATGAAATCAATTCTTTGCAATCGTTGTTGCTCAGCGCTTGGATGAAAGGTATAGATGCCGAAGGTTATGCTCAATTAGGAGACAACTTGCATGGTAAATGGATTGGTGCTACTGAGGTTTATAGCCTATTTACCGGGTTGTTTGTCAACGTCGCTTTAGTAGACTTTGATTTCAGATCTGAAGCTTCTGCTAGCAATgcactttttctttacgttaaaaaacattttgaaagttCTAATGATACAAGCAATGTTTCTCCAtgttatttacaatttcaaGGGCATTCTATCATTATCATTGGGTTCTGTTCTTCTTTAGAAACTCTTGTTGTGCTTGATCCAGATCGTTATCAGAgtgttcaaaaaaagtttgtgAATATTGCGGACTTTAATCACTGTTATATGCGAAAAAAGCGATCTTTGAAATTCTCACAATTTCAATTGGTACATTTTAAgcaaaacatttttttaaatgatttCAGTTCAAAACTGGAAGTTCGTTCTACCAGAATTTCGGACTTTTAG
- the meu29 gene encoding protein meu29, with translation MFVVKTAVLLFFALFIGNTYAYTYSLDRIQALKFSSESSNVDDGPRLHCKGPACSSHSNDLAICQHNQLNVAPHLLKWTCVWPNQSSHVEVIDYNIECKKTVALSMDSITKTCILNYKLEWTYSGVLLHRPWKLFSLKPFTAAFVLLLAASYLATACFRMLGYLGTPRSRFHDNRRWNEQKFMELAVSAVEEQLSNGIQLFSNVKQRVPVPVLDESV, from the coding sequence ATGTTTGTTGTCAAGACTGCTGTATTATTATTCTTTGCATTATTTATTGGAAATACTTATGCATATACTTATTCTCTGGACAGAATTCAAGCATTAAAATTTAGTTCTGAATCCTCCAACGTTGATGATGGACCACGGCTTCATTGCAAAGGACCAGCGTGTAGCTCGCACAGCAATGATTTGGCTATTTGTCAGCATAACCAACTTAACGTTGCTCctcatttattaaaatggACTTGTGTATGGCCTAATCAGTCTTCTCATGTAGAAGTAATAGATTATAATATTGAGTGCAAAAAAACCGTCGCCTTGTCCATGGACAGCATTACTAAGACATGCATTTTAAACTATAAGTTGGAATGGACCTACTCTGGAGTATTACTACATAGGCCTTggaaattgttttcattaaagCCATTCACTGCTGCGTTTGTGCTCCTCCTTGCGGCTTCATATCTGGCAACTGCCTGTTTCCGTATGCTTGGTTATTTGGGAACACCTAGATCTCGTTTCCATGATAACAGAAGATGGAATGAACAGAAATTTATGGAGTTGGCGGTTTCTGCTGTAGAGGAGCAGTTATCTAATGGCATACAGCTTTTCTCCAATGTCAAACAGAGAGTTCCTGTACCCGTGTTGGATGAATCTGTTTAA